In candidate division KSB1 bacterium, the DNA window ATTACGCCACAATGATCAAAAAAATAATATTCCTTGTGTTTGTGCTTTAGTATAAATATATTCCCATAGTCATAATAATTGGGTCATAATTCGTCCGCAATAAATGGGAAACCAAAAATGAAAACAATACCAGCTGGAAAATTTAAGGCGCAATGTCTTGCCTTGCTTGATGCCGTGGCACAGACCAATGAGCCACTGGTCATCACCAAACATGGCAAACCTGTTGCGAAATTGCTGCCTTTCGACAACAAAAAAGACAGCACCGACGCTTCTCTTAAGGGGCTTGCAACATTTATCGGTGATATTATTTCTCCCATCGATAACGAATGGGAGGCCGCAAAAGAGTGATCGTTCTCGACACACATATCTGGTTCTATTTTATCAATGATGGGCCTGAAAAGCTGCCAGCTAAAGCACGTAAAGCCATTAGAGACAACGACGTCCTCGGCGTGAGTATTATCTCCTGCTGGGAAATAGCCATGCTGGTTGCTAAAAACAGGCTCAGATTCAGCATCGATGTCCAGGATTGGATTACACAAGCTTTAAAGTACAAAGGCATCAAGTTAATAGAGCTCACTCCAGAAATTGCTGTTTTAGCCACCAGATTACCTGGTGAGTTCCATAAAGATCCGGCAGACAGAATCATTGCTGCATCCTGCCTGAAACTCGGCGCCCCACTCATTACCCTCGACAAGAGCATCAAAGAATGGGGTCATGTTCATACCATCCCCTAATTTGAAGTCGAAAGATCTAAGCGCCGAATTGTCGAAGCACCCTCATGCTCGTTAATTTCATAAATGGTAGCAATATTGGTGTGGTTCAATTGGGTAGCGGCTTTGGCTTCCTACTCGAAGCGTTGTTTTTTCTTCTCAGGTGTCAAGTTTATTCGTCGGAAGAAATTTCAAGGCGACGGTTCTGTTGAGTTTGATGTCCTCAGCTTTGTAGAAGACACCCATCCCGCCCTCTCCAAGCTTTGAGAGGATTTTGTCCCGCCTGGGCGGAATGGTTTTGCCAATCATTATTGAGCCTCCTCATCAGCCAGCTGTTGGGGTGAAGCATTCTTCTCA includes these proteins:
- a CDS encoding type II toxin-antitoxin system Phd/YefM family antitoxin — encoded protein: MKTIPAGKFKAQCLALLDAVAQTNEPLVITKHGKPVAKLLPFDNKKDSTDASLKGLATFIGDIISPIDNEWEAAKE
- a CDS encoding type II toxin-antitoxin system VapC family toxin; amino-acid sequence: MIVLDTHIWFYFINDGPEKLPAKARKAIRDNDVLGVSIISCWEIAMLVAKNRLRFSIDVQDWITQALKYKGIKLIELTPEIAVLATRLPGEFHKDPADRIIAASCLKLGAPLITLDKSIKEWGHVHTIP